Genomic segment of Candidatus Eremiobacterota bacterium:
GCCTATGCCAAGGTCCTGGAGATGACCGAGAAATCCGGCAAAGCCCAGGAGACAAAGCCCGCGGCGAAGAAAAAGCCTTGATCTCACCGCTGCACCATGGGTAAGGTAAGGTCAATTGAGCCTGTAAAGCTCATTGTGGGGATGATAGGAAAGAGAGAGGAGCATTTCGGCGAGGCCCTGGAAATGCTCACGCCTCAGTACGGACCAGTGGACTTCTCGAGTGACTTCATCCCTTTCACTTTTACCTCTTACTATGAGCGTGAGATGGGAACAGGCCTATTAAGAAGATTTTTCGCCTTCAGGCGCCTTGTGCTTCCTTCGGTGCTCCCCGGGGTGAAGCTCTCAGCCATCGGGATAGAGGAAAGATTCTCCCTGCCCGGTGAGGGAGGCGGCATGAAGCGCCAGATAAACATTGATCCCGGTTATATAGGCCTCTCCAAGCTGGTCCTCGCGTCAACAAAGGACAGGTCTCACCGGATCTATATCGGGGAGGGCATTTATGCCGAGGTGACCCTCCAGTTTGAAAAGAGGACTTTTCGGCCTTGGCACTGGACTTACCCAGACTACCGGTCACCGGGATACATCGGGATATTTAATGCCATAAGGCTGACGCTGTGCGAGCAGCTCACAGAAGCTGAAGGTGATGCGAAAGAGAGGGCACAATGACATTTCTCTTCAAGAGCCAGAAGCGCATCGAGGTAATGATAGGAACCTACCTGGAGCATTTCCTGGAGTGCGCCCAGAGCTTCAGCACCGGCATGAAATGCTACCTGGAAAAGGGTACCGGCGCTGATTTCGACTACTGGGTGAACAGGACCCACAAGGAGGAGTCCTCTCTCGATGACCTGAGGCGCACGATAGAGATGGAGCTTTACAGCAAGGCACTTCTCCCCGAATCGCGCGGCGACATCCTTGGGCTCCTGGAGACGGCCGACAGGATCCCCAACAAGCTCGAATCAGTGCTCTTCCAGATACAATGCGAGAACATAAGGCTCCCCGCCGACCTCATTGCCGACCTGGAAAACCTGCTGCAGAACTCATGCGAGTCCTGCAAGATCGTCTCTGAAGCCATCAGGGATCTCTTTCACAAGAGGGAGAGGATCCAGGAGCTCACAAGAAAGATCGACCACCTCGAGAGCTTCTGCGATCAGCTCGAGAGAAGGATCATCACCAAGATTTTCAAATCGGGCCTCGAAACAGGTGAGAAGGTGCTTCTCAAGCAGCTGATCCTTCAGATCGGCGATATCGCTGACGGCGCCGAGAGTGTCTCAGACAGGATCATCATCACGAGCGTTAAAGGGCAGATATGACGGCGCTGTTACCCTTCTATCTTCTCGGGGGCATTTTTCTCGGGTGGTCAATCGGCTCCAAGGATTTCGCCAATGTATTCGGCACAGCCGTCACCTCCCGGATGCTCCGGTTCTGGAACGCTGTTGTATATGCCTCCCTTTTCTGTATGCTCGGGGCCCTTCTCGAAGGGGAGCGCGGTATAGAGACCCTGAGCCGCCTCGCGCCGCAGAATCTGCAGACAGCCATTATATCGACCGTTGCTGCAGCCCTTACCATCACAATTCTCAATGTGATAAGGCTGCCCATATCCACCTCGCAGGCCGTCGTCGGGAGCATCATAGGGATTGGCATCATGACAGGAAAAGCCGAGTTCCATGGCCTGGGCAAGATCGTGCTCTGCTGGCTTGGCGCTCCCGTGGGCGCTGCAATGATAGTCGTTCCTCTTTACCTCGGCCTGGGAAAGATCTACAATTCACTTCACCTCAACATTTTTCAACGCGATGCCTTACTCAGATCAAGCCTGATCATTGTAGGGTGCTATGCCTCTTATGCCATGGGCGCCAATGTCACCGCCAATATCGCCGCGGTCTTCGTGAGCTCCGGTCTTCTCACTGCCAGGGCGGCAGCGCTTATCGGCTCACTGAGCATCGCCCTGGGAATTGCCACCTTCAGCAAAGGGGTAATGATGATGGTGGGGAGGGGCCTTATCAAGCTTGATGCCTTTTCTGCACTTGTAGCAGTGCTCGCCGAAGCGCTCACTGTCCATTTTTTCGCCGTAATCGGGGTGCCCGTATCAACAGCCCATGCGATAATCGGCTCCATTCTCGGTATCGGTTTCATTAGAGGATTCAAGGCCCTTAAAGTGAAAAATCTAGTAGGGATCCTGGTGGCCTGGGGACTTGCCCCCCTTATCGCATGTATTTTTGCCATGATTATCTTTTTTCTTTCCAACCTGCATTATGTGAAGCCATCATAAAAGGGCCGCGGCAGGGCCCGGAGAAACGGAGAAGAGAGCGACCTATGAAATGTCCGCGCTGCGAAGGGAACGGAAAGTGTGTTGAGTGCAAGGGCTCGGGCTTTGTCACTTGCTCGAACTGCAACAGTACAGGCACTGTCTCTATCACGCTCCCTTCAGGCGTCGAAAAAAATACCACCTGCAAGTTCTGCAACGGCAAGGGGGCCATCCAGTGCAACCCCCTCTGCGAGTCGTGCGCCGGGAAAGGCGAGATCTCCTCGGAGCTCCAGAAGGAGATGCAGGAAAAGTACTCCCTCTCACTTCTGATGATGAAAGAGCACATTGTAAGGGTGAGCACTATTATTCTTGCCATAAATATCGTCTGCTATATCCTGACCCTTGTGCTCCAACAGATAAGCGGCCATAATGTCATGCTCAGAATGGGATCCATGTACACACCCGCGGTCATAGCGGGCCAGTGGTGGAGATTAGTGACCTCCATCTTCCTCCATGTTGACATCATGCATTTCCTGCTCAACTCGTACTGCCTCATCATTATCTGCCCGCCTATAGAGAAAATTCTCGGCTCTTTCAAGTTCTTTGTGCTTTATATGTTGTCAGGGCTGGCAGGAAATGCCTTGAGTTTTTTCCTGCTGCCCACCCTGCCGTCGGCCGGCGCCTCGGGCGCCCTCTTCGGGGTGCTTGGCGCCTATTTCGGCCTCAACGTGCGCCAGAAGATATTCGAATCGGCATATATCTCGCAGCTTATGATATGGCTCGGCATAAATGTGGTGATCGGCATCATGCCCGGGTCAAATATCAACATGTGGGCTCATATCGGGGGGTTCGCCTGCGGCTTCATTTTCTCATCGTTCATCAAGCTGAGGTGAAATAACAATGAAGATATCGAAGAGTTCTCTCCTCATGATAATGGCGGTGCTTGCACTGTCGGCTGCCTCCCTGCTCCTGGTATCATGTGCAAAAAAGGCCTCAGCCCCAGCGAAAATAGGCATAATCCTGCCACTCTCGGGCGTCCACAGCACCTTTGGATTGGCACAGAAAAGAGGCTATGAGATGGCTATCGAGGAGTTAAAGCAGGAAAGCTCTCCTTTGCCGATGGCGATTGAATTTCTTATGAAAGATGACGAGGGGGATGAGCACAAAGCCGCTGAGGTGGCACGGAAGCTTATCACCGATGACAAGGTATGCGCCCTTATAGGCTCATACAGCAGCGGATGCACTTTCAGCGCCATAGAGATCGCAAATTACCACAGGAAGCCCATTTTGATCCCCTCTGCGGCCTCTGACCTCTGCACGCAGAAGGGCTTCCCCTGGGTCTTCAGAATCAACGCCCCTTCAAGCGTCTATGCCGAGACCGTGACAGAGTGCCTGGCCACGGAGGGGAAGATAAAATCGGTAGCCATCCTCGCGGAAAGCTCCCTCTTCGGCTCCTCAACGATGAAGTCCCTCGAGGAGTATTCAGCCAGAAAAGGCTTTCAGATAAGGCTCTCGGCAAGCTATGATCCCAGGGACACCTCGATGATGGAGCTCCTCCTTGCCCAGGTGAAAAAGAAAAATCCCGATGCCCTGGTGATGGTGTCATACCTTGACGACGCCGTCTTTCTCATGAAGAAATCAAGGGATATGGGCATCAATCCCAGGATCTTCATGGGCACCGGCGCGGGATTCACCATCGATGAATTTATAAGGTCGGCCGGCCCCTCTTCCAACCTGGTCTGCACAGTGGTCCAGTGGTCACCTGATCTTGCCGGCGAAAAAAGCCGGGCTTACGTAAAGCTGTTCCGGGAAAAATACGGGGGAGCCCTGCCCAATTTTCACAGTGTCGAAGCCTATGTGGCAGCGAAAGTGCTTGTTGGGGCCTTCAGAAGAGCCCACACAGCCGACAGCGAAAAAATAAGGGAGAGCCTCCT
This window contains:
- a CDS encoding DUF47 family protein codes for the protein MTFLFKSQKRIEVMIGTYLEHFLECAQSFSTGMKCYLEKGTGADFDYWVNRTHKEESSLDDLRRTIEMELYSKALLPESRGDILGLLETADRIPNKLESVLFQIQCENIRLPADLIADLENLLQNSCESCKIVSEAIRDLFHKRERIQELTRKIDHLESFCDQLERRIITKIFKSGLETGEKVLLKQLILQIGDIADGAESVSDRIIITSVKGQI
- a CDS encoding ABC transporter substrate-binding protein, producing the protein MKISKSSLLMIMAVLALSAASLLLVSCAKKASAPAKIGIILPLSGVHSTFGLAQKRGYEMAIEELKQESSPLPMAIEFLMKDDEGDEHKAAEVARKLITDDKVCALIGSYSSGCTFSAIEIANYHRKPILIPSAASDLCTQKGFPWVFRINAPSSVYAETVTECLATEGKIKSVAILAESSLFGSSTMKSLEEYSARKGFQIRLSASYDPRDTSMMELLLAQVKKKNPDALVMVSYLDDAVFLMKKSRDMGINPRIFMGTGAGFTIDEFIRSAGPSSNLVCTVVQWSPDLAGEKSRAYVKLFREKYGGALPNFHSVEAYVAAKVLVGAFRRAHTADSEKIRESLLATNEETVYSKVKFESFDGYTNQNRHRMLVEQIQGSRFVLVWPDKLKQGSLIIPPGPSSVKPPGKQAPSERELEPLFKGAQDRR
- a CDS encoding rhomboid family intramembrane serine protease, yielding MKCPRCEGNGKCVECKGSGFVTCSNCNSTGTVSITLPSGVEKNTTCKFCNGKGAIQCNPLCESCAGKGEISSELQKEMQEKYSLSLLMMKEHIVRVSTIILAINIVCYILTLVLQQISGHNVMLRMGSMYTPAVIAGQWWRLVTSIFLHVDIMHFLLNSYCLIIICPPIEKILGSFKFFVLYMLSGLAGNALSFFLLPTLPSAGASGALFGVLGAYFGLNVRQKIFESAYISQLMIWLGINVVIGIMPGSNINMWAHIGGFACGFIFSSFIKLR
- a CDS encoding DUF4416 family protein, translated to MGKVRSIEPVKLIVGMIGKREEHFGEALEMLTPQYGPVDFSSDFIPFTFTSYYEREMGTGLLRRFFAFRRLVLPSVLPGVKLSAIGIEERFSLPGEGGGMKRQINIDPGYIGLSKLVLASTKDRSHRIYIGEGIYAEVTLQFEKRTFRPWHWTYPDYRSPGYIGIFNAIRLTLCEQLTEAEGDAKERAQ
- a CDS encoding anion permease, encoding MTALLPFYLLGGIFLGWSIGSKDFANVFGTAVTSRMLRFWNAVVYASLFCMLGALLEGERGIETLSRLAPQNLQTAIISTVAAALTITILNVIRLPISTSQAVVGSIIGIGIMTGKAEFHGLGKIVLCWLGAPVGAAMIVVPLYLGLGKIYNSLHLNIFQRDALLRSSLIIVGCYASYAMGANVTANIAAVFVSSGLLTARAAALIGSLSIALGIATFSKGVMMMVGRGLIKLDAFSALVAVLAEALTVHFFAVIGVPVSTAHAIIGSILGIGFIRGFKALKVKNLVGILVAWGLAPLIACIFAMIIFFLSNLHYVKPS